The following coding sequences lie in one Heyndrickxia oleronia genomic window:
- the liaF gene encoding cell wall-active antibiotics response protein LiaF produces MGKRSEQNPITWLILVALVGILFEISFNTESLVFLGVSALLIYFGKKKSTKSSGAIYIIVGISIFVITIISTVFFKIVLFCVLIYLLFRYRKKKKHPKIIKVETVESSNQSKINRKQPYIKNKFFGNQRIENNIYEWDDINIQCGLGTTVIDLSMTMLPIGESTVVIRGVIGNIQLLTPYDVAISVNHSSITGNVNIYGLEENLFNQNTIYYSDNYDETTRKIKIITSLPFGNLEVRHV; encoded by the coding sequence ATGGGAAAAAGATCTGAACAAAATCCTATAACATGGTTAATCTTAGTTGCCCTTGTCGGAATCTTATTTGAAATTTCTTTTAATACTGAATCCTTAGTGTTTCTTGGGGTTTCTGCATTACTTATTTATTTTGGTAAAAAGAAAAGCACAAAATCTTCTGGCGCTATTTATATCATTGTCGGTATTTCAATTTTTGTTATTACAATTATTTCCACAGTGTTTTTCAAAATTGTATTGTTTTGTGTATTAATTTATCTCTTATTTAGATATCGGAAAAAAAAGAAGCATCCAAAAATAATCAAGGTAGAAACAGTAGAATCATCGAATCAATCAAAAATCAATCGAAAACAACCCTATATAAAAAATAAATTCTTTGGTAATCAAAGAATTGAAAATAATATTTATGAATGGGATGATATAAATATTCAATGTGGGCTTGGTACAACGGTCATAGACCTTAGTATGACCATGCTTCCGATTGGAGAATCCACTGTAGTTATTAGAGGAGTGATTGGAAATATCCAATTGCTTACTCCATATGATGTAGCGATATCAGTTAATCATTCATCGATTACGGGAAATGTAAATATATATGGTTTAGAAGAGAATCTTTTTAATCAAAATACAATTTACTACTCAGATAATTACGATGAGACAACGAGAAAAATAAAGATTATCACCTCATTACCATTTGGAAATTTAGAGGTGAGGCACGTATGA
- a CDS encoding PspA/IM30 family protein has translation MTTLFERIKHTVMADLNDTMDKKEYKNPISKLNQYLRESENEVKKVEKLIERQYLLKEEFARELKQTEYMAEKRCQQAEIALQANELSLHQIAIDEEALYKVQVLSLREAHGEAVEQLEILEKKHREMKMKLKEMQIKRLELMGRENVIKVTKKMNQVLDNSVISKANTRFEETERYLDHLETRMGAGYDMSMFDSRIKELEKGLKKDETTIND, from the coding sequence ATGACTACTTTATTTGAAAGAATTAAACATACAGTGATGGCTGATCTAAATGATACCATGGATAAAAAAGAATATAAAAATCCAATTTCAAAGTTAAATCAATACTTACGTGAAAGTGAAAATGAAGTTAAGAAAGTAGAAAAGTTAATCGAAAGACAATATTTATTAAAAGAAGAATTTGCTCGTGAATTAAAACAAACTGAGTATATGGCTGAAAAAAGATGTCAACAAGCAGAAATAGCTCTTCAGGCAAATGAACTCTCCCTCCACCAAATTGCTATAGATGAGGAGGCACTTTATAAGGTGCAAGTACTTAGTTTACGAGAAGCACATGGAGAAGCCGTAGAACAATTAGAAATATTAGAGAAAAAGCATCGAGAAATGAAAATGAAATTAAAAGAAATGCAAATTAAAAGATTAGAACTGATGGGTAGAGAAAATGTAATTAAGGTGACAAAGAAAATGAATCAAGTACTGGATAACTCTGTTATTAGTAAAGCTAATACTCGATTTGAAGAAACAGAAAGATACTTAGATCACTTAGAAACTAGAATGGGTGCAGGATATGATATGTCGATGTTTGATTCTCGTATAAAAGAGCTTGAAAAAGGTTTAAAAAAGGATGAAACTACTATTAATGACTAG
- a CDS encoding ABC transporter ATP-binding protein, whose translation MAKANKINKGSVERFSYTTEQIIDKPFNWKQMLRLLNYLKPYSKNLLPKSFTAMLINTIIRLIIPTLIGVYAIEKGIQGKDGQFLMLIVVIIAGLYIISYLANILRIRWMNELGQKVIYDIRKNLFTHVQRLSHRFFDQRSAGSILVRIMNDTNSLQDLFTNGVVNLLMDMIMLVGVIFILFSLSPQLTLAVLIILPIMFLISTKLRQNIRRSWQFMRIKQSKLNSHLNESIQGIRVTQSFTQEKENMQFFDGVNTENYEAWRIATKKNAFFRPLIELTNAVGSAVLIWYGAHLIQTGSLKLGEFVSYAFYLGMFWEPISRIGQVYNQLLMAMASSERIFEYLDEKPIVHEKDEAIELGDMKGHIQFENVEFSYDDKRKALKDVSLEMKAGQTIALVGHTGSGKTTIANLISRFYDPTSGSVKIDGHDLRDISLKSLRSQISVVLQDTFIFSGTIMENIKFGRPDAKDEEAVAAAKAIGAHTFIENLPNGYETQVEERGNILSVGERQLLSFARALLANPRIIILDEATASIDTETEVQIQRALKTLLKGRTSVIIAHRLSTIREADKIFVLDHGDIIEEGNHDQLMEYQGEYYRLVKAQFKMLEAI comes from the coding sequence TTGGCGAAAGCAAATAAAATAAATAAAGGGTCAGTGGAACGATTTAGCTATACGACTGAGCAAATTATTGATAAGCCATTTAACTGGAAGCAAATGCTGAGGTTATTGAATTATCTAAAACCATATTCGAAAAATCTTCTACCTAAATCCTTTACAGCTATGCTTATAAACACGATTATTCGTCTCATCATTCCTACTTTAATCGGAGTTTATGCTATTGAGAAAGGTATTCAAGGGAAAGATGGGCAGTTTTTAATGCTCATTGTCGTCATAATTGCAGGCTTGTATATTATCTCTTATTTAGCGAATATATTACGAATTCGCTGGATGAATGAGCTTGGGCAAAAAGTGATCTACGATATTAGAAAAAATCTATTTACACATGTACAACGATTGTCTCATCGTTTCTTTGATCAACGTTCAGCAGGTTCTATTCTAGTTCGTATCATGAATGATACGAATTCATTGCAGGATTTATTTACAAATGGTGTTGTCAATCTCCTAATGGATATGATCATGTTAGTAGGGGTAATTTTTATTTTATTTTCTCTTAGTCCACAGCTTACACTTGCTGTCTTAATTATCTTGCCGATCATGTTCTTGATATCAACAAAATTAAGGCAAAATATTCGTAGATCTTGGCAATTTATGAGAATTAAACAATCAAAACTGAATTCGCATTTAAATGAAAGCATCCAAGGAATACGTGTCACACAATCGTTTACACAGGAAAAAGAAAATATGCAATTTTTTGATGGGGTTAATACAGAGAATTATGAGGCATGGCGAATTGCAACGAAAAAAAATGCGTTTTTCCGCCCTCTTATTGAATTAACTAATGCTGTTGGTTCAGCCGTTCTTATTTGGTATGGTGCTCATCTTATTCAAACAGGATCATTGAAACTAGGTGAATTTGTTTCCTACGCTTTTTACCTCGGCATGTTTTGGGAACCGATCTCTCGTATCGGTCAAGTGTATAATCAATTGTTAATGGCAATGGCTTCCTCAGAAAGAATTTTTGAATATCTAGATGAAAAGCCGATTGTGCATGAGAAGGATGAGGCAATCGAATTAGGAGATATGAAAGGTCATATTCAGTTCGAAAATGTAGAGTTTTCATATGATGATAAAAGAAAAGCTTTAAAAGATGTGAGCTTGGAAATGAAAGCTGGGCAAACTATTGCATTAGTCGGGCATACTGGGTCCGGAAAGACAACGATTGCCAATTTAATCAGTCGTTTCTATGATCCAACAAGTGGTTCCGTGAAAATTGATGGCCATGATTTGCGTGATATTTCCTTAAAAAGTTTAAGAAGTCAAATTAGTGTTGTCCTTCAGGATACATTTATTTTCTCTGGAACCATTATGGAAAATATAAAATTTGGTCGTCCAGATGCGAAAGATGAGGAGGCAGTTGCAGCGGCAAAGGCAATCGGTGCCCATACTTTTATTGAAAATCTTCCAAATGGATATGAAACACAAGTAGAAGAAAGAGGAAATATATTATCTGTTGGTGAAAGGCAGTTATTATCATTTGCTAGGGCGTTGCTTGCTAATCCGCGGATCATTATTTTAGATGAAGCGACTGCTAGTATTGATACTGAAACAGAAGTCCAAATACAACGTGCGTTAAAAACGTTATTAAAGGGAAGAACTTCAGTCATAATTGCCCATCGCCTATCTACGATTCGTGAGGCTGATAAAATCTTTGTTCTTGATCATGGAGATATCATTGAAGAAGGAAATCATGATCAATTAATGGAGTATCAAGGAGAGTATTACAGACTAGTAAAAGCACAATTTAAAATGTTAGAGGCTATATAA